A genomic segment from Nicotiana sylvestris chromosome 1, ASM39365v2, whole genome shotgun sequence encodes:
- the LOC104215431 gene encoding glycine-rich cell wall structural protein-like, with amino-acid sequence MGLSARSVGVFILLLLFVVESVVFADVNKGDEDEKFLFKHRRFGDRIGGGLGHGIYSKGFRHGGGLGLGGGGGLGGGGGLGGGAGGGLGGGAGGGLGGGGGLGGGAGGGLGGGAGGGLGGGGLGGGAGGGGGLGGGAGGGLGGGAGGGLGGGAGGGLGGGGGAGGGLGGGGGLGGGAGGGLGGGGGLGGGAGGGLGGGGGLGGGAGGGAGGGVGGGLGGGGGAGGGIGGGAGGGAGGGFGAGGGAGGGIGGGAGGGGGFGGGGGGGIGGGGGAGGGFGAGGGFGAGAGAGIGGGGGGGFGGGGGIGGGLH; translated from the coding sequence ATGGGTTTATCTGCACGTAGTGTTGGGGTGTttattcttttgcttttgtttgttGTTGAGTCTGTTGTGTTTGCTGATGTTAATAAGGGAGATGAAGATGAGAAGTTCTTGTTTAAGCATCGTCGTTTTGGGGATCGTATTGGTGGGGGTTTAGGGCATGGGATTTATAGTAAAGGGTTTAGACATGGTGGAGGTCTTGGCCTTGGTGGAGGTGGAGGtcttggtggtggtggtggtcttGGCGGAGGAGCTGGTGGAGGTCTAGGTGGAGGTGCTGGTGGTGGCTTGggaggtggaggtggccttggagGAGGAGCTGGTGGAGGTCTAGGCGGAGGTGCTGGTGGTGGCTTGGGAGGTGGAGGATTAGGAGGCGGTGCAGGTGGTGGTGGTGGTTTAGGAGGCGGTGCAGGTGGTGGCCTAGGAGGTGGTGCAGGTGGCGGTCTTGGAGGTGGTGCGGGTGGTGGTCTAGGAGGAGGTGGGGGAGCCGGAGGAGGACTTGGTGGAGGTGGTGGACTAGGAGGAGGAGCCGGAGGAGGACTTGGTGGAGGTGGCGGACTAGGAGGAGGAGCCGGAGGAGGACTTGGTGGAGGTGGCGGACTAGGAGGAGGTGCTGGTGGTGGAGCTGGTGGAGGCGTTGGAGGAGGACTAGGAGGAGGTGGTGGAGCTGGAGGAGGCATAGGTGGGGGAGCAGGTGGTGGTGCTGGAGGTGGTTTTGGTGCAGGTGGAGGTGCTGGAGGTGGTATTGGTGGTGGTGCAGGAGGTGGTGGAGGATTTGGTGGTGGAGGAGGTGGTGGCATTGGTGGTGGTGGAGGTGCAGGAGGAGGGTTTGGAGCAGGTGGAGGCTTTGGAGCCGGTGCTGGTGCCGGTATaggaggtggtggtggtgggggCTTTGGTGGAGGAGGAGGTATTGGTGGTGGTCTTCATTGA